A stretch of the Raphanus sativus cultivar WK10039 unplaced genomic scaffold, ASM80110v3 Scaffold0991, whole genome shotgun sequence genome encodes the following:
- the LOC130494528 gene encoding protein SUPPRESSOR OF NIM1 1-like produces the protein MDLHVSLPWELEEDILSRLPPQSLLRFRAVSKRWNSVFKDKRFINNHLSLSRPQFIFLTKSKIYSIDIIDRRTKLRELHSSCRDLNLQYKRITTCDDLLFCRYPPFCSKKETALWNPWLRQFNLIKINLSVGKEFSVFGLGYDNSRPQKVHKLLLYCPPPQETAIYDCASHVLRYIKTPYEVDISEIARRSHVSLYGNLYWMAYNLQTCQYLIQSFNFSMEIFKPFGLIPLPDKPCLYGLRLAVWKGDRFSLLKQTYSKRKIEIWVMENKIDDKEEVVWINLMTLTATNLPELFHKMYGVSYFIYDKTLFMCCSDDKDKHPCIYIAKGDVCNKIQIGYGQVGWFSHCAYVPNLTPVPLEFQI, from the coding sequence ATGGATTTGCATGTTAGCCTTCCGTGGGAACTAGAGGAAGATATACTCTCTCGCCTTCCACCTCAATCTCTTCTCCGATTCAGAGCCGTGTCTAAGAGATGGAACTCTGTTTTCAAAGACAAGAGATTTATCAACAACCACTTGTCTCTCTCTCGTCCCCAGTTCATCTTCCTGaccaaatcaaaaatttattcGATAGACATCATCGATCGAAGGACAAAATTGCGTGAGCTACACTCTTCCTGCAGGGATTTAAATTTGCAATACAAAAGAATCACTACTTGCGATGATCTCTTGTTCTGTAGATATCCTCCATTCTGTTCGAAGAAGGAGACAGCGCTCTGGAATCCATGGTTGAGACAGTTTAACTTGATCAAGATCAACTTGTCCGTGGGCAAAGAGTTCAGTGTTTTCGGCTTAGGATACGACAACAGTAGACCCCAAAAGGTTCACAAGCTTTTACTGTACTGCCCACCACCTCAGGAAACTGCGATCTACGACTGTGCCTCTCACGTGTTGAGGTATATCAAAACACCTTACGAGGTAGACATATCTGAAATAGCTAGACGGTCACATGTGTCCTTGTATGGAAATTTGTATTGGATGGCTTACAATCTCCAGACTTGTCAGTATTTAATCCAAAGCTTTAATTTCTCGATGGAGATTTTCAAACCCTTTGGTCTCATTCCTTTACCAGATAAGCCTTGTTTGTATGGTCTTCGCCTTGCGGTTTGGAAAGGAGATAGGTTTTCCTTGTTAAAGCAAACCTATTCTAAAAGGAAGATTGAAATTTGGGTAATGGAGAATAAGATTGATGATAAAGAAGAAGTGGTGTGGATAAACTTGATGACCTTGACAGCAACTAACTTGCCAGAGTTGTTTCATAAGATGTATGGCGTTAGTTACTTCATCTATGACAAGACCCTATTCATGTGTTGTAGCGACGATAAAGATAAACATCCTTGCATATATATTGCGAAGGGAGACGTGTGCAATAAGATTCAGATAGGGTATGGCCAAGTC